A single genomic interval of Lynx canadensis isolate LIC74 chromosome A2, mLynCan4.pri.v2, whole genome shotgun sequence harbors:
- the GNAI2 gene encoding guanine nucleotide-binding protein G(i) subunit alpha-2, which produces MGCTVSAEDKAAAERSKMIDKNLREDGEKAAREVKLLLLGAGESGKSTIVKQMKIIHEDGYSEEECRQYRAVVYSNTIQSIMAIVKAMGNLQIDFADPSRADDARQLFALSCTAEEQGVLPEDLSGVIRRLWADHGVQACFGRSREYQLNDSAAYYLNDLERIAQSDYIPTQQDVLRTRVKTTGIVETHFTFKDLHFKMFDVGGQRSERKKWIHCFEGVTAIIFCVALSAYDLVLAEDEEMNRMHESMKLFDSICNNKWFTDTSIILFLNKKDLFEEKITHSPLTICFPEYTGANKYDEAASYIQSKFEDLNKRKDTKEIYTHFTCATDTKNVQFVFDAVTDVIIKNNLKDCGLF; this is translated from the exons ATGGGCTGCACCGTGAGTGCCGAGGACAAGGCGGCGGCCGAGCGCTCTAAGATGATCGACAAGAATCTGCGGGAAGACGGCGAGAAGGCGGCGCGGGAGGTGAAGTTGCTGCTTTTGG gtgctggggagtCAGGGAAGAGCACCATTGTCAAGCAGATGAA GATCATCCATGAGGATGGCTATTCCGAGGAGGAGTGCCGGCAGTACCGGGCGGTCGTCTACAGCAACACCATCCAGTCCATCATGGCCATTGTCAAAGCCATGGGCAATCTGCAGATTGACTTTGCCGACCCCTCCCGAGCG GATGATGCCAGGCAGCTGTTTGCACTCTCCTGTACTGCTGAGGAGCAAGGCGTGCTCCCTGAGGATCTGTCTGGTGTCATCcggaggctctgggctgaccatGGTGTGCAGGCTTGCTTTGGCCGCTCTCGGGAGTACCAGCTCAACGACTCCGCTGCCTA CTACCTGAATGACCTGGAGCGCATCGCGCAGAGCGACTACATCCCCACACAGCAGGACGTGCTACGGACCCGTGTGAAAACCACGGGCATCGTGGAGACACACTTCACCTTCAAGGACCTACACTTCAA GATGTTTGATGTGGGCGGTCAGCGGTCTGAGCGGAAGAAGTGGATCCACTGCTTTGAGGGTGTCACAGCCATCATCTTCTGCGTAGCCTTGAGCGCCTATGACCTGGTGCTAGCTGAGGACGAGGAGATG AACCGCATGCACGAGAGCATGAAGCTGTTTGACAGTATCTGCAACAACAAGTGGTTCACAGACACGTCCATCATCCTCTTCCTCAACAAGAAGGACCTGTTTGAGGAGAAGATCACACACAGCCCCCTGACCATCTGCTTCCCTGAGTACACAG GGGCCAACAAGTATGACGAGGCAGCCAGCTACATCCAGAGTAAGTTTGAGGACCTGAACAAGCGCAAGGACACCAAGGAGATCTATACGCACTTCACTTGTGCCACCGACACCAAGAACGTGCAGTTTGTGTTCGATGCCGTCACCGACGTCATCATCAAGAACAACCTGAAGGACTGCGGCCTCTtctga